A single region of the Stutzerimonas stutzeri genome encodes:
- a CDS encoding YaiI/YqxD family protein, whose protein sequence is MRVWVDADACPKAAKEQLIKFALKRKFEVLLVAGQTQVKPAFACVRLIVVPSGPDAADDYLVEHAQPGELVICSDVPLADRLVKKGVAALDPRGREFDERNMGERLAVRNLFTDLREQGQVGGGQAAYGERERQAFANALDRLLTQLLRIRAQ, encoded by the coding sequence TTGCGGGTGTGGGTCGATGCCGATGCGTGCCCGAAGGCGGCGAAAGAGCAGCTGATCAAGTTTGCCCTCAAGCGCAAGTTCGAGGTGCTGCTGGTGGCTGGGCAAACTCAGGTCAAGCCGGCGTTCGCCTGTGTCCGTCTGATCGTTGTGCCGAGTGGCCCGGATGCGGCGGATGATTACCTGGTCGAGCACGCCCAGCCTGGCGAGCTGGTGATCTGCAGCGATGTGCCGTTGGCCGACCGTCTGGTCAAGAAGGGTGTGGCTGCGCTCGACCCGCGCGGGCGCGAGTTCGATGAGCGCAACATGGGCGAGCGTCTGGCGGTGCGCAATCTGTTCACCGATCTGCGTGAGCAGGGGCAGGTCGGTGGCGGCCAGGCGGCCTACGGGGAACGTGAGCGCCAGGCGTTCGCCAATGCGCTGGATCGCCTGCTGACACAACTGCTGCGCATCCGAGCTCAATAG
- a CDS encoding LysE family transporter encodes MTLDTWRAFFIACWVISLSPGAGAIASMSCGLQYGFWRGYWNAIGLQVALALQIAVVAAGVGAILATSSLAFSLIKWFGVAYLLWLALKQWQAVPSMLDDSAGPRPIGRPLTLVLRGFLVNASNPKAIVFILAVLPQFLDPQRDLVMQYLHMGATMVAVDLIVMAGYTGLAAKVLRLLRTPRQQRLVNRSFAAMFAGAAALLATVRRAVV; translated from the coding sequence ATGACGCTCGATACTTGGCGTGCCTTCTTCATCGCCTGTTGGGTCATCAGCCTGTCGCCGGGTGCCGGCGCGATCGCTTCGATGTCATGCGGGCTGCAGTACGGCTTCTGGCGCGGTTACTGGAATGCCATCGGCCTGCAGGTGGCGCTGGCGCTGCAGATTGCGGTGGTGGCGGCAGGCGTCGGCGCGATACTGGCGACATCATCGCTGGCGTTCAGCCTGATCAAATGGTTCGGTGTGGCCTATCTGCTGTGGCTCGCGCTGAAGCAATGGCAAGCGGTACCGTCGATGCTCGACGACAGCGCAGGGCCAAGGCCGATCGGTCGGCCGCTGACCTTGGTGCTTCGCGGCTTTCTGGTCAATGCCAGCAACCCGAAAGCCATCGTGTTCATTCTCGCGGTGCTGCCGCAATTCCTCGATCCGCAGCGAGACCTGGTGATGCAGTACCTGCACATGGGTGCCACGATGGTGGCGGTGGATCTCATCGTCATGGCGGGCTATACCGGTCTGGCAGCCAAGGTGTTGCGGCTGCTCCGCACGCCACGTCAGCAGCGCCTGGTCAATCGAAGCTTCGCGGCCATGTTCGCTGGCGCCGCGGCCTTGTTGGCGACGGTGCGGCGGGCGGTGGTATGA
- a CDS encoding TerC family protein → MEWLTSPEIWVAFLTLTALEIVLGIDNIIFISILVGRLPKEQQPKARFFGLALAMGTRILLLLSIAWVMRLTNDLFTVFEQGVSGRDLILFFGGLFLLFKSTMEIWHSVEGEETQDGTTGGAVRAGFVGIILQIAVIDIVFSLDSVITAVGLVDNVQVMVAAIVIAVGVMMLAAGTISDFIEKHPTLKILALSFLIVVGTLLVAEAFGAHVPKGYVYFAMAFSLAVEALNIRMRKAMNRKLKEPVKLGKDMPD, encoded by the coding sequence ATGGAATGGCTTACCAGCCCGGAAATCTGGGTCGCGTTTCTGACCCTGACTGCCCTGGAAATCGTCCTCGGTATCGACAACATCATCTTTATTTCCATTCTGGTCGGCCGTTTACCTAAGGAACAGCAGCCTAAGGCGCGCTTCTTCGGGCTTGCCCTGGCGATGGGTACACGGATTCTGTTGCTGTTGTCGATTGCCTGGGTAATGCGCCTGACCAATGACCTGTTTACGGTATTCGAGCAAGGCGTATCCGGGCGCGACCTGATTCTTTTCTTCGGTGGCTTGTTTCTTTTGTTCAAAAGCACCATGGAAATTTGGCACAGCGTCGAAGGCGAAGAAACGCAGGACGGTACCACTGGCGGTGCGGTAAGGGCTGGCTTCGTCGGCATTATCCTGCAGATCGCGGTAATCGATATCGTCTTCTCGCTGGACTCGGTGATTACCGCGGTGGGGCTGGTGGACAACGTACAAGTTATGGTCGCCGCGATCGTCATCGCCGTTGGAGTGATGATGTTGGCGGCCGGCACCATCAGCGACTTCATCGAGAAGCATCCGACGCTGAAGATTCTCGCGTTGTCGTTCCTCATCGTCGTGGGTACCCTGCTGGTTGCCGAAGCCTTTGGCGCTCATGTGCCCAAGGGATACGTGTACTTCGCCATGGCCTTCTCTCTAGCAGTCGAAGCGCTCAACATTCGCATGCGCAAGGCGATGAATCGCAAACTGAAAGAGCCGGTGAAGCTCGGCAAGGACATGCCGGACTGA
- a CDS encoding mechanosensitive ion channel family protein, producing MTEQLLLLAQQWRDPLLVALQVVLILLTAFMLQRLVVRGLGRLGQRYPLPPELLLPLRGGFRWLIIGGALIMVLERFGVSAAVLWTAFSGFVAVAAVAFFAIWSVLSNLLCAVLILTVGPFRVGDLVELVESSDKPIVKGRVVDINLLYTTLEEISESGTGAIVQVPNSLFFQKVMRRWRGTDIQPSNHSKHE from the coding sequence ATGACCGAACAGCTGCTGTTGCTCGCCCAGCAATGGCGCGATCCGTTGCTGGTCGCGCTGCAGGTGGTGTTGATCCTGCTCACCGCGTTCATGCTGCAACGGTTGGTGGTGCGCGGGCTGGGCCGGCTCGGCCAGCGCTACCCGCTGCCGCCTGAATTGCTCCTGCCGCTCCGGGGCGGCTTTCGCTGGCTGATCATTGGCGGCGCGCTGATCATGGTGCTCGAGCGTTTCGGCGTCTCGGCCGCGGTGCTCTGGACCGCCTTCTCCGGTTTCGTTGCGGTCGCGGCGGTGGCCTTCTTCGCCATCTGGAGCGTGCTGTCCAATCTGCTCTGCGCAGTGCTGATCCTGACCGTCGGGCCTTTTCGCGTGGGTGATCTGGTGGAGTTGGTGGAGAGCTCCGACAAACCCATCGTCAAGGGTCGGGTCGTCGACATTAACCTGCTGTACACCACGCTGGAGGAAATCTCCGAGAGCGGAACTGGTGCGATCGTTCAGGTGCCAAATAGCTTGTTCTTTCAGAAGGTCATGCGCCGCTGGCGTGGGACAGACATCCAACCCTCCAATCACAGCAAACACGAGTAG